Within Cystobacter ferrugineus, the genomic segment CCCGGCTCCGGGAGATCGAAGTCGAGGGACCGGCCCTGCGGAGCCTCTCGTGGCGGGCCGGCGACAAGGTCCAGGCCATGATGCCCGGAATGAACATGCGGACGTACACCCCACTGCATTGCGACGCCGAGCGGGGCGCCACGGCGTTCCGCATCCAGAGGCCTGTCTGGTGATGACGGGCAAGGCCCAGTCCATCCAGGCACTCCGGGGGCGGCTCAAGGCCGATGGGCTCAAGCCCGCCTCCCGGGTCAAGGCCTACTGGTCCGTGGGGAAGACGGGCCTGGACTAGCGAGCCACGTGCCTCATTCCCCCAGCGCGGAGACGTCCGGGCAAGAGGAGGCATCACCCTCCTCGCTCTCCCCGTTTCGCTTCGTGTAGGTGGTACGGAAGCTGGCATCCCAGCATTCGACCAGGGTGGCGGTGGAACCCGGGGGCACGTCTCCGCCCGTTGCCTCCACGATGGCCATGCCCCCCTGGTCTTGCGTCCAACGGCTGAGGACGGCCACCTTCTCCCTCTGCTCGCCAGGGACGAGGTCCATGTCCTCGCTCAGGAACCTCATTTGCCCCGGGCCTCCAGGAAGCTCATGGTACGCGTAGCTCGTCTCGGACCCACTCCCGGGGGGGCCCGGCACGAAGTGCATCCGCACGCTGATGGGGAGCATGCTCGTCTGGTAATCGACGTCCAACCGCTCCAGGCCCATGAACCAGGGCTCCTGGATGCCGTGGTCCCGCATCTGCGCCATGAGGATGCTCAGCGTCCCCTCTCCCCTGCGCGACCCACCCTCCGGATGGACGCGCCCCTCCAGCGCGGACCACCACGCCGCCTCATCCGAGCCCACGGGACGAAACTCGATCCAGAATGTGAACCCCTCGGGCTTGCGCTCCATCTTGAAGCGCACCTCGTGGCCAGGATGTCTCGGGTTTTCCATCGGCCCCCAGATGCGGAACTCCGGCGTACGTGTCGTCGGAGAACTCTTCCGAACCCCCTCCAAGTAGGAGAACACTCCATCGAGCCCCCTGTTGAAGTCGTCCGCGGCCCGGCGGGTGTTCGCGTAGAACTGGGAGAGTTCACCCAGGGCCAGCGGGGCCACGCGCTGGCGCGAGCTTCCCATCTCCCAGACACGCTCGGCTCCAGGCAGCTTGGCGGACAGGTCCTCACGCGTTGGCAGCGCGTTGAGGAACTGGAGATCGTCGTTGGAGATATTCCCACCGCACGCGGTGGCGAGGCAGCCCAGAAAAAGGAGCCGGGTCCGCATCATTCCTTTCCTTTCAGAGGCGATACTTCACGAGCACCAGGAACTCCCAGTACCCGAGGGAGCGCTGGTAATCGACGTTGTAGAAGAAGTAGTGGAGGCGGAAGTTCCCGGTGAACTCGACCCGCTCCAGGGGCCGCCAGTGCACGCCGGTCACGAGGCCTGGGGTGAGCATCCCGTAGTGTTGATCCGGGAAGTTCGCATCCGCGAAGTCGCGGTGCATGTTGAGGTAGGCGAGCCGTGGTCCGATGAAGGGAGACACGCGGCCCAGGCGCCACTCGGCCACCAGCGAGGTCCCCACGGACAGCAGCGAATAGCGGTAGCGCGTTCCCTCGAGGTTGGGCAACCCCAGCCTGGCATTTTGCATGCCCAGTGCCAGATCGAAGTTCCAGCTCCAGCCCTCGCGCAGGTAGTCGTGCAGGCCCAGCTCCAGGCCCAGCAGGGGCACGTAGGGGAAGAGGTTCTCGCGGGTGGAGGAATCGAAGAAGGAGTGATGTCCGCCGGAGAGACCCAGCGTCCAATACGCGCGGGCTCCGCGCTCCCGGGACGGCACGCCTTTCACCGGATCATCCGAGAAGGGCGTGTCCCGGAGCTGTGACTCATCGAGCACCGTGGTGTGTCCGCGCCGGACCTCGGCCTCGCCCACGCGCAGCCGGTCCGTCAGCCGCCGCTTCACCGTATACGTGCCCGGAGCCAGGGCGACCCTCCGCTCGGTGTCCACGGCCTTGTGCAGCTCCGCCACCACGAGGCCACGAGGGTTCACGAAGTAGTAGTCCCCCGCGGGCGCGGTGCGAGGCACCAGCAGGCCCTCGTTGCTCCCCCGCGGACTCGTGAGCACCAGGTCGCCCTGGCCGGCCAGGTCGTAGCTGAAGGTCGGGTGCTGGGCACCGGCGCTGCTGTCCGCGGTGTCCGCCACGGTGCGGGCATAGGCATGGGAGTAGGCCTCGAAGAGCGTCACCTGGCCATCCGCGGAACGGTCCGCGTTCCCCATCAGCCCGCTGACCAGGTGGTGGGAGAAATAGCTGCCGCCCAGCAGATCCGACTCCTGCGAGTCCTCGTCCGCCGAGCTGGAGGTGAGGATGACGAGCCCCCGGCTTTCCTGCGCGGTGTTCGTGTCGATCACGAAGGCTGGAGCGCGCCGGGCTCCCTTCCTCCGCGTGAGCGCCCCGGAACGGCACGAGTCCAGGATGGCGATGCGGATGTCCACGGACGCCGCCGCCAGCCGGTGCTTCAGCGCCTCCAGGTTCAGCGCGCTGTCCCCCATCCGCAGCGAGCCGTCCTTCGCATGGCCCGAGTAGTAGACGATGAGCGAGGTGCGCTCACCCTGGGCCCGTGCCGCACGTGCACGCGTTTCCAGCCTGGCGAGCGCCTGGAGGAAGTCCTCCGCGGTCTCGTCCAGCAGCAGCCGCGCATCGCCGGGCTCCACGCCGCCCAGCCGCACCAGGAGATCGTGCATCTTGCGCGCGTCGTCCTTCGCGAAACGCAGGGGCCGGGTGTCCTCGCCGCCCTCGTCGTTGCCCGCCACCAGTGCGAAGCGGTGCAGCGGCTGCGCCTGCACGGCCGTTGCCAGCAACACGCCCAGGACGAGCCCCCGGGCATGGGCCGCCAGGAGCCTCAGGGCTTGCGCAGCAACCAATGGAGCTCCTCACCCTCCACGCCCAGCGTGGACATGGCCGCCACCTTGCCTCCCGCGGCCTCCCAGATCCGCCGGGCCGCCGCCTGCACGGCCTCCACCCTCAATGGCTTGTCCGAAAGCACCAACACCACCCGCTCGTGGCCCGTGCCCGTGAACAGCACGCTCTCGGGCAACCAGTGTGTTCCGGCCCCTGCTTCGACGGGGAGGCTCATCCCCTGCTCGGAATAGAGCGCCGACACCTCGCCGGTATCGTCCACGGACACCGCCATCACGTACCGGTAGGAATCCGCCACGTACCCCAGTCGTACCCGCTCGCCTGGGAGGAGCGCCTCGGTGGTGCCCGGCAGGACGGCGCGCTGGGGCCCATCGCCGCCGATTCGCAGCTCCGCGGAGGCTCCGCCCTTGAGCCGGTTGAGGGAAGGAGACGGCGAGAGCAGCGGCCGGACCGCCACCACCAGCAGGACCGTGGCCGCCACGGCGACCAGGAAACCATTGAGCCGGGGCCGGGAAGGCGCCGCGGGCGGCTTCCGCAAGGCGCGCTCCACCTCGGCCGCGAACCGGTCGAAGGGCACCTCCTCCTCGAAGCGGGCCTGGTCCGCCTCGAGGCCCTTCATCACCTCGCGACACTCCGTGCACGAGGACACGTGCTCCCAGGCCTGCTGGGACTCCGGACCGGGAAGCTCCCTGGCGTGCAGCCGCCGCAGCGTCCATTCCGAGGGGTGAGTGCTCATGGAACCTCCAGTTCCTTGTTCGTCAGGGCGGCGAACCGCTCCAGTCGCTTGCGCACCGTGGGCACCGAACGCTCCAGGATCGTGGCGACCTCCTCCAGCGTCATTCCGTCCACCCAGTAGTGCACCACCGCCGCCTGCGTCTCCAGGTCCACCCGGGAGAGCAGCGACCGCACCAGCTCCCGTGCCTCCATCTTCTGCTCTCCCCCATCTCCCATCGGACGGGCCCGCGCGTTCAGCTCGAACCATCGCCGCCAGGGGGCCTGCTCCGCGCGCAGCAGGTTGAGACAGTGGTGGGTGGCGATCTTCATCAGCCACGCCAGGGGCGAGGAGCCCGCGCGGAACTCGTCCGCGTAATCGAGGGCGCGGGCGAACACCTCCTGCATCGCGTCCTCGGCATTCGTGGGATCCTTCAACAGATAGAGGCAGCGCCCGTAAACGCTGCCGCCGTACGCCGTGTACAGCTCGCGCAGGAACTCGCTCCGATCCTTCTTCCCTCCAGTGATGGCCTTCAATGCGGGTGGGGTGGCTCCTGCCACGGACGTCCTCGCCTCGCTACGGGATGGGGAGCCCGGAGCATACGATGCGGCGTCGTTCGGCGTGGCGACGATACAGCGGTTGGCGGGCAGGCGACCCAGCGCTCGCGGCTCGCGCTGTTCCAGCCCATGGACATCGTTCTCGAGCGTGAGCGCCAGGTCGTTCATCCCCGTGCGGGTTGTTCCCCCATAGAGACACGGCAGGGCCCGGAATCAGAAAGCCCATCCGCGCGGCGTGGGCTTCCTGAAAAATCGTATCGCGGTCTTTCACCCAAATGCCGATGCAG encodes:
- a CDS encoding caspase family protein; translated protein: MVAAQALRLLAAHARGLVLGVLLATAVQAQPLHRFALVAGNDEGGEDTRPLRFAKDDARKMHDLLVRLGGVEPGDARLLLDETAEDFLQALARLETRARAARAQGERTSLIVYYSGHAKDGSLRMGDSALNLEALKHRLAAASVDIRIAILDSCRSGALTRRKGARRAPAFVIDTNTAQESRGLVILTSSSADEDSQESDLLGGSYFSHHLVSGLMGNADRSADGQVTLFEAYSHAYARTVADTADSSAGAQHPTFSYDLAGQGDLVLTSPRGSNEGLLVPRTAPAGDYYFVNPRGLVVAELHKAVDTERRVALAPGTYTVKRRLTDRLRVGEAEVRRGHTTVLDESQLRDTPFSDDPVKGVPSRERGARAYWTLGLSGGHHSFFDSSTRENLFPYVPLLGLELGLHDYLREGWSWNFDLALGMQNARLGLPNLEGTRYRYSLLSVGTSLVAEWRLGRVSPFIGPRLAYLNMHRDFADANFPDQHYGMLTPGLVTGVHWRPLERVEFTGNFRLHYFFYNVDYQRSLGYWEFLVLVKYRL
- a CDS encoding ACP synthase — protein: MSTHPSEWTLRRLHARELPGPESQQAWEHVSSCTECREVMKGLEADQARFEEEVPFDRFAAEVERALRKPPAAPSRPRLNGFLVAVAATVLLVVAVRPLLSPSPSLNRLKGGASAELRIGGDGPQRAVLPGTTEALLPGERVRLGYVADSYRYVMAVSVDDTGEVSALYSEQGMSLPVEAGAGTHWLPESVLFTGTGHERVVLVLSDKPLRVEAVQAAARRIWEAAGGKVAAMSTLGVEGEELHWLLRKP
- a CDS encoding RNA polymerase sigma factor, which codes for MKAITGGKKDRSEFLRELYTAYGGSVYGRCLYLLKDPTNAEDAMQEVFARALDYADEFRAGSSPLAWLMKIATHHCLNLLRAEQAPWRRWFELNARARPMGDGGEQKMEARELVRSLLSRVDLETQAAVVHYWVDGMTLEEVATILERSVPTVRKRLERFAALTNKELEVP